From the genome of Aquila chrysaetos chrysaetos chromosome 12, bAquChr1.4, whole genome shotgun sequence, one region includes:
- the TIMM13 gene encoding mitochondrial import inner membrane translocase subunit Tim13, whose translation MESGFGSDFGSDFASGGGGGGKLDPGLIMEQVKVQIAVANAQELLQRMTDKCFRKCIGKPGGALDNSEQKCIAMCMDRYMDAWNTVSRAYNSRLQRERANM comes from the exons ATGGAGAGCGGCTTCGGCTCCGACTTCGGCTCCGACTTCGCCTCCGGGGGTGGCGGTGGCGGGAAGCTGGACCCGGGGCTCATCATGGAGCAGGTGAAGGTGCAGATCGCCGTGGCCAACGCACAGGAGCTCTTGCAG CGCATGACGGACAAGTGCTTTCGGAAGTGCATCGGGAAGCCCGGCGGTGCGCTCGACAACTCGGAGCAG AAGTGCATCGCCATGTGCATGGACCGGTACATGGACGCCTGGAACACGGTTTCCCGAGCCTACAACTCTCGGCTGCAGCGGGAGAGAGCCAACATGTGA
- the LOC115348828 gene encoding translation initiation factor IF-2-like isoform X2, translated as MPQSHRGRRPPRCRRNGGSPGLRLPACTTPGGRRGRQPASPLPECTAPRSPQLRAGGSAAAGGGGARAAGVASAEPQPGRRGRAGAPGGRPARRGAPRLHLRRPGTPPGRGQWPMSRVGMSFGVTGGCGGGGPEEERSTPDIRHWSRNADYPPVSSRMVHIQDQKGKEGKGTLDFI; from the exons ATGCCGCAAAGTCACCGCGGGCGGCGGCCCCCACGCTGCCGGCGAAATGGCGGCTCGCCGGGACTACGGCTCCCGGCGTGCACCACgcccggcgggcggcgcggccgccaGCCCGCCTCGCCGCTCCCGGAGTGCACCGCGCCGCGCTCCCCTCAGCTGCGGGCGGGGGGCTCGGCTgctgcgggcggcggcggggctcgggCCGCTGGTGTCGCCTCAGCGGAGCCGCAGCCGGGGCGGCGAGGGCGGGCCGGGGCCCCCGGAGGCCGGCCTGCCCGCCGCGGTGCCCCGCGCCTGCACCTGAGGCGCCCGGGGACGCCGCCGGGGCGAGGGCAGTGGCCGATGTCCCGTGTGGGGATGAGTTTTGGTGTCACCGGCGGCTGTGGTGGAGGTGGCCCTGAGGAAGAACG GTCTACACCTGATATCAGACACTGGAGTAGAAATGCTGACTATCCTCCAGTTTCTTCAAGAATGGTTCACATACAggatcaaaaaggaaaagagggcaAGGGGACactggattttatttaa
- the LOC115348828 gene encoding translation initiation factor IF-2-like isoform X4: MPQSHRGRRPPRCRRNGGSPGLRLPACTTPGGRRGRQPASPLPECTAPRSPQLRAGGSAAAGGGGARAAGVASAEPQPGRRGRAGAPGGRPARRGAPRLHLRRPGTPPGRGQWPMSRVGMSFGVTGGCGGGGPEEERVWTQQWQ; encoded by the exons ATGCCGCAAAGTCACCGCGGGCGGCGGCCCCCACGCTGCCGGCGAAATGGCGGCTCGCCGGGACTACGGCTCCCGGCGTGCACCACgcccggcgggcggcgcggccgccaGCCCGCCTCGCCGCTCCCGGAGTGCACCGCGCCGCGCTCCCCTCAGCTGCGGGCGGGGGGCTCGGCTgctgcgggcggcggcggggctcgggCCGCTGGTGTCGCCTCAGCGGAGCCGCAGCCGGGGCGGCGAGGGCGGGCCGGGGCCCCCGGAGGCCGGCCTGCCCGCCGCGGTGCCCCGCGCCTGCACCTGAGGCGCCCGGGGACGCCGCCGGGGCGAGGGCAGTGGCCGATGTCCCGTGTGGGGATGAGTTTTGGTGTCACCGGCGGCTGTGGTGGAGGTGGCCCTGAGGAAGAACG GGTTTGGACCCAACAGTGGCAATAA
- the LOC115348828 gene encoding translation initiation factor IF-2-like isoform X1, whose product MPQSHRGRRPPRCRRNGGSPGLRLPACTTPGGRRGRQPASPLPECTAPRSPQLRAGGSAAAGGGGARAAGVASAEPQPGRRGRAGAPGGRPARRGAPRLHLRRPGTPPGRGQWPMSRVGMSFGVTGGCGGGGPEEERGETPPAVLCPALEPSAQERHGAGPEEDHRNDQRDGSEPLL is encoded by the exons ATGCCGCAAAGTCACCGCGGGCGGCGGCCCCCACGCTGCCGGCGAAATGGCGGCTCGCCGGGACTACGGCTCCCGGCGTGCACCACgcccggcgggcggcgcggccgccaGCCCGCCTCGCCGCTCCCGGAGTGCACCGCGCCGCGCTCCCCTCAGCTGCGGGCGGGGGGCTCGGCTgctgcgggcggcggcggggctcgggCCGCTGGTGTCGCCTCAGCGGAGCCGCAGCCGGGGCGGCGAGGGCGGGCCGGGGCCCCCGGAGGCCGGCCTGCCCGCCGCGGTGCCCCGCGCCTGCACCTGAGGCGCCCGGGGACGCCGCCGGGGCGAGGGCAGTGGCCGATGTCCCGTGTGGGGATGAGTTTTGGTGTCACCGGCGGCTGTGGTGGAGGTGGCCCTGAGGAAGAACG gggtgagaccccacctgcagtactgtgtccagctctggagccctcagcacaggaaagacatggagcaggtccagaggaggaccacaGAAACGATCAGAGGGATGGATCAGAgcctctcctatga